AAAATGCCCCCAGAGTAAAACCCTAAAAGTAATTTCCAACAACAACTCAGACCAAAGTTAGTTTCTCCTCAACATCCAAAGATGTTAGTTTCTGAGTTCAGATGTATCCCTTCAACATACAGTTGTACCTAGAAGTGCGAGTTTGGGTGAGGTGGGGGTGCTTGACAGCCCAAATGACACTTTACTTCCTGGCAACGATGACTACTCGCGGGACTTTGGCACCATCATACCAAAAGCCCCCAAAAACGTCACAGTTCCTAGCAGAACAGTTCAAAAGCTTACATTAAAATATGAGAAAAAAATTACCGTCGAACTTGCAGAGCTGACCATCGAATTTCTATGAAAGTTAACCAAGCTGTCAATGTCCTCGTCTTCATCATCCTGCAAGTATAAACAACCACATTACTATGCAGATTGAggttcattttcttcttttacATTTAAACATTAGCGTTTGATGAAAATACTCACTTGCATGTCTAACTCTGGTACAGATTGGCTCCTGTTTCCCATCGGTACGGTCAACATGTCCCGATTCTCACGCAAATCTAGCGTTGATAGGTGTTCTGTCATCAACGCATAGAGCATTACTCATGAACTAACCGACTACAAAAGAGGAAAACTGACAAGAAGATGCTTACCAGGAGGATTTTGAATACGACTGATGCTCTTCTTGAAAAGTTTCTGAACGTCCAACTCTGGGCTGGGAGacactggctttttttctgggGCCTATTGCAGCGTACACAGGCAAAAAAGGCAGCGTGAATTGCTGGGCTGGTTAACAAACCACAAGTTGCCAATTACACAAACAGCAGAGGTGATGGAGACCTTAAAAACTGGATGAAGTGCACCAATTTTTCAAAGCCTTGAGGTAGTTTATTTAAAGAATAGAACTAACATATTATTAAAACACCTGGGAACTCTTTCATATTGtggaaacgcgcactaaaatgtCACCTACTGTCCGACTTACTTGTGTGTCCAAACTTTGGACAGATTGGCGCTCTACGTCTCTTAGGATTTCAAACGTGTCAGGTTGATCACAAATATCCAGCTCGCATTTGACACTTTCTGTAATAAACATGAATTATGACCAAATTTGCTCTGCGGTGCAGGAATACAAATTACAGGACAACAGGAGGCATACGACGAGAATTCTCATTACTTGTGACGCTCTTCTTGAAGAGCTTGTCACCATCAAGCTCTGGGTTTGAAATGGCACGTTTCATTTCTGGGACCTAAAAGAACATACATGGCCAGTCATGTTCAAGAAAGTGTAAATGGAGAAAGCAGAGACAAAAACGGACCAATGTCTACTTGACCGCTCCATGACAGTTTTATCTCCTGGTTCCCAAAAGAGTGAGGGCcaaacgcgcacacacattcTTTTCCACTGCATAGTACCAAATCTATGAACACACATTACTGATCTACTTACTTGCTTGCTCAGACCTTGTGCAAGTTGTCTCGGGGCAGGCACGGGGATTGCACGAGAGTCAGGTTGATCACAAACATCCGGCCCATATTTGACACATTCTGTCATGAGCATGAACTACAATCAAATTCTTTTTGCTTTGTGGGGAAAGGCTATGTCAGAACAGTATGGGGCTTACCAGGAGGATTCTCAGTGTTTGTAACGTGCTTCTCCAAAAGGTTCTCAACATCAAACTCTGGGCTTGGACTGACCTGCCTTATTTCTGTGACCTATAAGGACACACAACTAATCATTTTCAAAGAGGAGTAGATAGAATAGTGCTTGAAGTTCTGCCTCTTTTTGGAAAACACAATCACTCACTTGCATTAAAAAGAGAACCTTCCCCTAAAAACAAGGCTGACTTACTTTTATGGTCAAACCTTGAACAAACTGGCTCTGAGTGTCCGCCAGGTTTTGATATAATTGCGATTGGTCATCCAGCTCACAATTGACATGCTCTGTAATTAATACAATAAGTTATAACCAAATACACTCTGCTTTGTGGGAAAACAACAGCAGCACATAAGTGACTAACCAGAAGGATTCTCAGCATTCCTGACGCTCTTCCTGAAGAGCTTGTCAACATCAAAATCTGAGCTTGAACTATCCCGCTTTATTTCTGGGACCTTCAGTACAAGGACAAAAGGCTAGTCAGGCTCGAAGCGAGGTAGATGGAGAAAGCTGAGGCAGAAACAGACACGTCTATTTGACAGCACTTTGACAGTCATAGCTCCGATAAGCGTCACAGAAAAACACCATTCCCAGAATTATCACcaaaacacaaacaccacaACATTGCGTAAACCTGGCTTTTCCATTGAAGAGCACTGCCTCAGTTCAGCAGGCCTTTTCTTGCTTTGGGAGAAGCTGGTTTtctacttcaaaataaaaccaggAAAAAGTGCAAAAACAATGCAGTTTTCAATGGATCGGTCAGAAGATCAGGCTTTCTTGGCCTTTACTTCTTAAGAGGAGACAGAGGGCAGCAAGCAAATTAATATCAGCAGCAAAATGGACACTGCTCAGAGGCCCCCGCAAATGACATCAGCTCAGGATCCCTAGAAGCACCACTAACCAGGTAGGAGAGACACCTCCTCCTCCGTACCTGCATTAAGAGTGATTAGTCACTTTAAGCAGAATGGCTGGCTACTCAAGTAATGGGAAAGATCTCACCAAAGATAGGATGAATAAAAAAGCATAGTTGAAGCTCCCACCAGTCAATTAAGAAGTAACTTACAGATCTACTTACTTGCATGTCCAAACCATGCACAAATTGTCTTTTGGCAGCGACTGGGACCTCATATGAGTCAGGCTGTTCACAAACATCCAGCCCACGTTTGACACATTCTGTCATGAACATGAGTTACAACCAAACCCTCCCTGCATTGGGGGAAAATACAATGAGGACAATGCGGGGCTTACCAGGAGGACTCTCAATGTGCTTTACGCTCATCCTGTAGATGTTCTCAACACCAAACCCCAGGTTTAAACAGGCCTGCTTTATTTCTGGGACCTAAGGACAAATGGCTAATGATTTTCAAAGAGGAGCAGACGGGATAATAGATGAAGTGCTGGCTTTGAGGAAAAAGATTTAATGGTCTTTATGGGAACTAGCTTTCCCCCAACATTCTGCAATCTTCATGGTCGCGAAAGCAAAACTCGCCATTGGCACGGGAGTATTTGTGGCGGCCGATGTAGATAATTGAGCACTTACATGAGTAAGAGCCGGGGCTTACTTACTTGCATTTCAAAATCTTGTATAAATTGTCTGTCAACTGGGACTTCATAAGAGTCAGGTTGATCACTCACATCCATCCCATATTTGTCACATTCTGTAACGAATATGAGTTACTACCAAATTCTCTCTACTTTGTGTGGGGAGAATAACTTGCAGGACAAAAGGCATACCAGGAGGCTCCTCAATGTGTTTCACACTCATCCTGGAGAAGTTTTCAACATCAAGCCCTGGGTTTAGACTTGCCAGCTTTATTTCAGGGACCTATAAAGGACAAACGACTAATCGTTTTCAAAAAGGAAAACATGGAGAAGTGCATGAAGTGCTGCCTTCAAGGATATTTTTAAGGTGCTTCATGGGCACCAGTTTCCCCCAACATTCTGTGACTGACATGGAAGCATAACTCGCCATTGACATGGGAGTTTTTATGTGGCTTAAAGAAGAACGAGCCACCGCTCCCCAATAAGGGCTTACTTACTTCCGCTTCCAAACCTCGGGAAAGTTGTCTCTTGACACCCATTGGGACCTCATGCAAGTCAGCTTGTTCACTAACATCCAGCGGATATTTGTCAAATTCTGTAACGAACATGAGTTGCAACTAAATTCTATTTGTATtgtggggggtaaaaaaaataaaaaaaaaaaaattaaaaaaaaatcgcagGACAGCAAAACGCATACCAGGAGGATTCTCAATAGGTTTTACACTCTTCTTGAAGAGTTCATCAACATCAAACTCTGGGCTTGGACTGGCTTGCTTTTGTTCTGGGACCTAAAAGGACAAACGGCTAAGCATGTAGATGGCTTAATGCTCGAAGTTCAGCTTCTCAATCTAAAATACTTTAATGTCCTTGAGGGATGGACACTTGCTTTTTTCACTGAAATTCTGGGCTCTTTATGAAAATGCAAACAGGATTCACCACTGACCCAAATGTATATGGGGGGACAAGGTTGCTCATCTGGATGAGAACGAGCCAGTATCTGAAGGTGGGGCTTACTTACTTGTGTGTCCAAACCTTGGACAAATTGTCTTTCGATGTCCAACAGGGTCTCATATAAGTGATATTCATCACAAACATCCACCTCATTATTGACACATTCTGTAATTAACATGATGAGTTATGACCAAATTCTCTTTGTAGTGAGGGAAAACAACAGCACAACAATAACAGACTAACCAGGAGGATTGTCAATGTTTTTCTTGAAGAGGTCATCAACATCAAACTCTGGGTTTGGGTTGGCCTGCTTTATTTCTGGTAACTTTAATACAAGGAAAAAAGGCTTATGTTCAAAAAGTAGATGGGAAAAGCTGAGGTAGAAATAAAGCCTATAAAGCCTCTGTGACAATATCGTAACTGTGTTAGCTCCTTATAAGCAGTAGCGTGAGAAGGAAAACATTATTCCCAGTTCTATTGTCAGCACACTGGTTTTCTATTTCAAAACAGTACAAGTAAAATCTTAAAAAATGTCTTAAATGTCACATTGAAGGCATCTGTCAAAATAAGACAAGGATTTCCTGCATTCTCTACTCAAGGAGGCACCTTTAGTTACGAGTTAAAAATGGACAACACCAGCAAAGCGATCACAGCACGGATCACCCAAATGACATCAGCTGCGCACACCCAGAAGTCCGCCTGACTATGTATACAAAATGGTATACCATATTTTGCCAATTGAAAAGCATCAATAGCAAGGTGACCTGCTTTGAGCACAATTTTACTAATGCTGTGGAACATGTTCCTTTGAGTTCCAAAGTAAACATTTGAAGCTTTTACTAGACAATCTATGTGATAATATCAACGCTAATGAAGTACATCACTGTTCTACTTACATGCGTGTCCAAATCTTGGACAAATTGGCTCTTGAAGTCCTCCAGGCTCTCATATAAGTGAAATTGATCATAAACACCCAGCTCATCTTTGACACATTCTGTCATAAACATGAATTACAACCAAATTCTTACTGCATTGTGGTATAGCAATATCAGGGCAATATTGGGCTTACCAGGAGTATTCTCAATGTGTTTTACACTCTTCTCCAAATGTTTCTCAAGATCAAACTCAGGGTTTGGACTAGCCTGCTTTATTTCTGGGACCTATAAGCAGAAACGGCTAATCATGTTTAAAAGAGgactagctggaatagtgtatgaGGTGCTGCCCCCTTGTATTTATGGGAGCTTTCTGTTGTTCCCCTTCATGTGCTGGTCTTGTCATGGTAACTAAAGTACAACAACATTGGCCCAGCATTAAATGTGATGAAAAGTGTGACAAAGTGTTGGCCCCTAAAAACAGGTTGATTCAGTAAAACAAGAACTAGAGCATGAAAACGGCACTATAACTAGAGTTATTTTGATGAAAGCATGTTGTACACAGTTCCCAAGTGTTTTAATGATGTTTTAAATTGTGGAAGTAAAAAAGATCATAAAATGTCTCCTTAAGCCAGTGCTTCTCAAATGTCTTTTATGCCACCCCAcccggaagaagaaaaaatcctGCACCCCACTACTCTCCGATACATACCATTTGTCTACACAATTGTAATAAGTACACCGAACATTGTATCCTAATTTAAATATCCGAACGTGCACGCAGTTTGAAGTGACAGTGGCAGTGAGACCAGAATtatatatattgtatttaaATGCATATCTAAAGCTTCTAGTGTTATTTTCATAGATGACACAAATGTTTTCTGCTCTGGAGAGACTCTCCACCAGCTAATAAAAGTAATTTCAACTGAGTTGGTCGAATTGAAATTGTGGTTTGACATAAATAAATCATCTTTgaatcttaaaaaaacaaaaattataattttggGAAATTGGTAAATCCCGGCATCTATAGAATTGAAAATAGACACCACAAACCTGGAAAGGGTATAAGAGAATAAATTCTTAGGAATCATTATTGACTAAGGTTTGCTGGAAACCAcaagtaaattacattaaatggACTTGGGTCTTTCgaataaagaaatcaaatctAATTACCGTGTTCCCTGGAGTCACACACTCAGTGGAGTCATACACACTCAGTGTCCGCCCCACCATTTGCGAAGCACTGCCTTAAGTGCTAATGAAACACATAACTACTGTACTTACTTGAGAGTCCAAACCTTGTACAAACTGGCTCTTAACTTCCCCTGGGACCTCATCCGAGTCAGGCTGCTCGCAAACATCCAGCCCATCGTTGACACCGACTGTAATAAACATGATGACTTATAACTAAATTCACTCTGGTTatgggaaaacaaaaagagTCTTACCAGGTGGAGTCACGCTGGAATCATGGGATTGGTTGTAATGAGGTGGGAGAATCGCTCTTCTGGATGACACAATAAATCCATCACTTTGAAATGTTTCCAAATACACACAACTTAATATAGTCCGAGTTTATCTGACATTCCAACATCAGCACCACCAGCAGTGACTTTACCTAGGCAGGTCTGGGGATACACGACCAGAGTCGGTGCCTGTTTTGCCGCTCGTGAGGCTG
The sequence above is drawn from the Syngnathus scovelli strain Florida chromosome 1, RoL_Ssco_1.2, whole genome shotgun sequence genome and encodes:
- the LOC125978281 gene encoding uncharacterized protein isoform X3, with the translated sequence MPHSIDNIDLDFLSDTERDLILEVLRRDEELRQAEEQRIRKLKAELLEIKRKGAKRGSRRYSQRSCARCHGSMSLLVFNSDHCQRCHHLVCSKCRASHPDGSWLCRVCIKESDLRKTTGDWFYNLRVNRFSTMPGHEVVRSSLRKRPTAKKYVTMGDVLLKHSESTRGPPVPVPRQKVDTTNISENSGSIISTASSETKGDEFFHHRPSSEYSGSVASTVSYERKGIDALLKSLQSDTESAEVASLTSGKTGTDSGRVSPDLPRRAILPPHYNQSHDSSVTPPVGVNDGLDVCEQPDSDEVPGEVKSQFVQGLDSQVPEIKQASPNPEFDLEKHLEKSVKHIENTPECVKDELGVYDQFHLYESLEDFKSQFVQDLDTHLPEIKQANPNPEFDVDDLFKKNIDNPPECVNNEVDVCDEYHLYETLLDIERQFVQGLDTQVPEQKQASPSPEFDVDELFKKSVKPIENPPEFDKYPLDVSEQADLHEVPMGVKRQLSRGLEAEVPEIKLASLNPGLDVENFSRMSVKHIEEPPECDKYGMDVSDQPDSYEVPVDRQFIQDFEMQVPEIKQACLNLGFGVENIYRMSVKHIESPPECVKRGLDVCEQPDSYEVPVAAKRQFVHGLDMQVPEIKRDSSSSDFDVDKLFRKSVRNAENPSEHVNCELDDQSQLYQNLADTQSQFVQGLTIKVTEIRQVSPSPEFDVENLLEKHVTNTENPPECVKYGPDVCDQPDSRAIPVPAPRQLAQGLSKQVPEMKRAISNPELDGDKLFKKSVTKSVKCELDICDQPDTFEILRDVERQSVQSLDTQAPEKKPVSPSPELDVQKLFKKSISRIQNPPEHLSTLDLRENRDMLTVPMGNRSQSVPELDMQDDEDEDIDSLVNFHRNSMVSSASSTSMTSIYSDSGDGYSVDVRGEVVFSMFYDDSSQSLQVLIKECRKLACGDSLRQFSNPYVKCYLLPDKSRQSKRKTTIKRHTCNPVYEETFKYSIRRNQLLTRSMLISVWHHGHLGSNPFLGEVEIALDCYDLDSPQEECMALMTKDPCCVPTSAFTQSKGELVISLKYVTPKGPPLQKFKGKKVVEVKGGELHILIKEAKNLMAMKGGGMSDSFVKGYLFPSKSKTNKRKTPVVKKNLNPHYGHTFVYKELTLEQLRTMCLELTVWDREPLLSNEFLGGVRLSSGEGTVKIGNEEVGMDSVGEEVSLWQKMMQYPDSWAEGTLPLRTTMKKKGK
- the LOC125978281 gene encoding synaptotagmin-like protein 4 isoform X4, with amino-acid sequence MPHSIDNIDLDFLSDTERDLILEVLRRDEELRQAEEQRIRKLKAELLEIKRKGAKRGSRRYSQRSCARCHGSMSLLVFNSDHCQRCHHLVCSKCRASHPDGSWLCRVCIKESDLRKTTGDWFYNLRVNRFSTMPGHEVVRSSLRKRPTAKKYVTMGDVLLKHSESTRGPPVPVPRQKVDTTNISENSGSIISTASSETKGDEFFHHRPSSEYSGSVASTVSYERKGIDALLKSLQSDTESAEVASLTSGKTGTDSGRVSPDLPSDGFIVSSRRAILPPHYNQSHDSSVTPPVGVNDGLDVCEQPDSDEVPGEVKSQFVQGLDSQVPEIKQASPNPEFDLEKHLEKSVKHIENTPECVKDELGVYDQFHLYESLEDFKSQFVQDLDTHVPEQKQASPSPEFDVDELFKKSVKPIENPPEFDKYPLDVSEQADLHEVPMGVKRQLSRGLEAEVPEIKLASLNPGLDVENFSRMSVKHIEEPPECDKYGMDVSDQPDSYEVPVDRQFIQDFEMQVPEIKQACLNLGFGVENIYRMSVKHIESPPECVKRGLDVCEQPDSYEVPVAAKRQFVHGLDMQVPEIKRDSSSSDFDVDKLFRKSVRNAENPSEHVNCELDDQSQLYQNLADTQSQFVQGLTIKVTEIRQVSPSPEFDVENLLEKHVTNTENPPECVKYGPDVCDQPDSRAIPVPAPRQLAQGLSKQVPEMKRAISNPELDGDKLFKKSVTKSVKCELDICDQPDTFEILRDVERQSVQSLDTQAPEKKPVSPSPELDVQKLFKKSISRIQNPPEHLSTLDLRENRDMLTVPMGNRSQSVPELDMQDDEDEDIDSLVNFHRNSMVSSASSTSMTSIYSDSGDGYSVDVRGEVVFSMFYDDSSQSLQVLIKECRKLACGDSLRQFSNPYVKCYLLPDKSRQSKRKTTIKRHTCNPVYEETFKYSIRRNQLLTRSMLISVWHHGHLGSNPFLGEVEIALDCYDLDSPQEECMALMTKDPCCVPTSAFTQSKGELVISLKYVTPKGPPLQKFKGKKVVEVKGGELHILIKEAKNLMAMKGGGMSDSFVKGYLFPSKSKTNKRKTPVVKKNLNPHYGHTFVYKELTLEQLRTMCLELTVWDREPLLSNEFLGGVRLSSGEGTVKIGNEEVGMDSVGEEVSLWQKMMQYPDSWAEGTLPLRTTMKKKGK
- the LOC125978281 gene encoding synaptotagmin-like protein 4 isoform X5; the encoded protein is MPHSIDNIDLDFLSDTERDLILEVLRRDEELRQAEEQRIRKLKAELLEIKRKGAKRGSRRYSQRSCARCHGSMSLLVFNSDHCQRCHHLVCSKCRASHPDGSWLCRVCIKESDLRKTTGDWFYNLRVNRFSTMPGHEVVRSSLRKRPTAKKYVTMGDVLLKHSESTRGPPVPVPRQKVDTTNISENSGSIISTASSETKGDEFFHHRPSSEYSGSVASTVSYERKGIDALLKSLQSDTESAEVASLTSGKTGTDSGRVSPDLPSDGFIVSSRRAILPPHYNQSHDSSVTPPVGVNDGLDVCEQPDSDEVPGEVKSQFVQGLDSQVPEIKQASPNPEFDLEKHLEKSVKHIENTPECVKDELGVYDQFHLYESLEDFKSQFVQDLDTHLPEIKQANPNPEFDVDDLFKKNIDNPPECVNNEVDVCDEYHLYETLLDIERQFVQGLDTQVPEQKQASPSPEFDVDELFKKSVKPIENPPEFDKYPLDVSEQADLHEVPMGVKRQLSRGLEAEVPEIKLASLNPGLDVENFSRMSVKHIEEPPECDKYGMDVSDQPDSYEVPVDRQFIQDFEMQVPEIKQACLNLGFGVENIYRMSVKHIESPPECVKRGLDVCEQPDSYEVPVAAKRQFVHGLDMQVTEIRQVSPSPEFDVENLLEKHVTNTENPPECVKYGPDVCDQPDSRAIPVPAPRQLAQGLSKQVPEMKRAISNPELDGDKLFKKSVTKSVKCELDICDQPDTFEILRDVERQSVQSLDTQAPEKKPVSPSPELDVQKLFKKSISRIQNPPEHLSTLDLRENRDMLTVPMGNRSQSVPELDMQDDEDEDIDSLVNFHRNSMVSSASSTSMTSIYSDSGDGYSVDVRGEVVFSMFYDDSSQSLQVLIKECRKLACGDSLRQFSNPYVKCYLLPDKSRQSKRKTTIKRHTCNPVYEETFKYSIRRNQLLTRSMLISVWHHGHLGSNPFLGEVEIALDCYDLDSPQEECMALMTKDPCCVPTSAFTQSKGELVISLKYVTPKGPPLQKFKGKKVVEVKGGELHILIKEAKNLMAMKGGGMSDSFVKGYLFPSKSKTNKRKTPVVKKNLNPHYGHTFVYKELTLEQLRTMCLELTVWDREPLLSNEFLGGVRLSSGEGTVKIGNEEVGMDSVGEEVSLWQKMMQYPDSWAEGTLPLRTTMKKKGK
- the LOC125978281 gene encoding uncharacterized protein isoform X2, coding for MPHSIDNIDLDFLSDTERDLILEVLRRDEELRQAEEQRIRKLKAELLEIKRKGAKRGSRRYSQRSCARCHGSMSLLVFNSDHCQRCHHLVCSKCRASHPDGSWLCRVCIKESDLRKTTGDWFYNLRVNRFSTMPGHEVVRSSLRKRPTAKKYVTMGDVLLKHSESTRGPPVPVPRQKVDTTNISENSGSIISTASSETKGDEFFHHRPSSEYSGSVASTVSYERKGIDALLKSLQSDTESAEVASLTSGKTGTDSGRVSPDLPSDGFIVSSRRAILPPHYNQSHDSSVTPPVGVNDGLDVCEQPDSDEVPGEVKSQFVQGLDSQVPEIKQASPNPEFDLEKHLEKSVKHIENTPECVKDELGVYDQFHLYESLEDFKSQFVQDLDTHLPEIKQANPNPEFDVDDLFKKNIDNPPECVNNEVDVCDEYHLYETLLDIERQFVQGLDTQVPEQKQASPSPEFDVDELFKKSVKPIENPPEFDKYPLDVSEQADLHEVPMGVKRQLSRGLEAEVPEIKLASLNPGLDVENFSRMSVKHIEEPPECDKYGMDVSDQPDSYEVPVDRQFIQDFEMQVPEIKQACLNLGFGVENIYRMSVKHIESPPECVKRGLDVCEQPDSYEVPVAAKRQFVHGLDMQVPEIKRDSSSSDFDVDKLFRKSVRNAENPSEHVNCELDDQSQLYQNLADTQSQFVQGLTIKVTEIRQVSPSPEFDVENLLEKHVTNTENPPECVKYGPDVCDQPDSRAIPVPAPRQLAQGLSKQVPEMKRAISNPELDGDKLFKKSVTKSVKCELDICDQPDTFEILRDVERQSVQSLDTQAPEKKPVSPSPELDVQKLFKKSISRIQNPPDLRENRDMLTVPMGNRSQSVPELDMQDDEDEDIDSLVNFHRNSMVSSASSTSMTSIYSDSGDGYSVDVRGEVVFSMFYDDSSQSLQVLIKECRKLACGDSLRQFSNPYVKCYLLPDKSRQSKRKTTIKRHTCNPVYEETFKYSIRRNQLLTRSMLISVWHHGHLGSNPFLGEVEIALDCYDLDSPQEECMALMTKDPCCVPTSAFTQSKGELVISLKYVTPKGPPLQKFKGKKVVEVKGGELHILIKEAKNLMAMKGGGMSDSFVKGYLFPSKSKTNKRKTPVVKKNLNPHYGHTFVYKELTLEQLRTMCLELTVWDREPLLSNEFLGGVRLSSGEGTVKIGNEEVGMDSVGEEVSLWQKMMQYPDSWAEGTLPLRTTMKKKGK
- the LOC125978281 gene encoding uncharacterized protein isoform X1 yields the protein MPHSIDNIDLDFLSDTERDLILEVLRRDEELRQAEEQRIRKLKAELLEIKRKGAKRGSRRYSQRSCARCHGSMSLLVFNSDHCQRCHHLVCSKCRASHPDGSWLCRVCIKESDLRKTTGDWFYNLRVNRFSTMPGHEVVRSSLRKRPTAKKYVTMGDVLLKHSESTRGPPVPVPRQKVDTTNISENSGSIISTASSETKGDEFFHHRPSSEYSGSVASTVSYERKGIDALLKSLQSDTESAEVASLTSGKTGTDSGRVSPDLPSDGFIVSSRRAILPPHYNQSHDSSVTPPVGVNDGLDVCEQPDSDEVPGEVKSQFVQGLDSQVPEIKQASPNPEFDLEKHLEKSVKHIENTPECVKDELGVYDQFHLYESLEDFKSQFVQDLDTHLPEIKQANPNPEFDVDDLFKKNIDNPPECVNNEVDVCDEYHLYETLLDIERQFVQGLDTQVPEQKQASPSPEFDVDELFKKSVKPIENPPEFDKYPLDVSEQADLHEVPMGVKRQLSRGLEAEVPEIKLASLNPGLDVENFSRMSVKHIEEPPECDKYGMDVSDQPDSYEVPVDRQFIQDFEMQVPEIKQACLNLGFGVENIYRMSVKHIESPPECVKRGLDVCEQPDSYEVPVAAKRQFVHGLDMQVPEIKRDSSSSDFDVDKLFRKSVRNAENPSEHVNCELDDQSQLYQNLADTQSQFVQGLTIKVTEIRQVSPSPEFDVENLLEKHVTNTENPPECVKYGPDVCDQPDSRAIPVPAPRQLAQGLSKQVPEMKRAISNPELDGDKLFKKSVTKSVKCELDICDQPDTFEILRDVERQSVQSLDTQAPEKKPVSPSPELDVQKLFKKSISRIQNPPEHLSTLDLRENRDMLTVPMGNRSQSVPELDMQDDEDEDIDSLVNFHRNSMVSSASSTSMTSIYSDSGDGYSVDVRGEVVFSMFYDDSSQSLQVLIKECRKLACGDSLRQFSNPYVKCYLLPDKSRQSKRKTTIKRHTCNPVYEETFKYSIRRNQLLTRSMLISVWHHGHLGSNPFLGEVEIALDCYDLDSPQEECMALMTKDPCCVPTSAFTQSKGELVISLKYVTPKGPPLQKFKGKKVVEVKGGELHILIKEAKNLMAMKGGGMSDSFVKGYLFPSKSKTNKRKTPVVKKNLNPHYGHTFVYKELTLEQLRTMCLELTVWDREPLLSNEFLGGVRLSSGEGTVKIGNEEVGMDSVGEEVSLWQKMMQYPDSWAEGTLPLRTTMKKKGK